One part of the Caldicoprobacter guelmensis genome encodes these proteins:
- a CDS encoding transposase yields MLRNWQSHSDYQQHLIQRLSAYDQKEKSRLRELDKAISKLYLLNLDNLLPIIKPLYPDFGRPAKNQQGIIRSLTLMLDQQEHSITKWAKKVQHDQLLFDICGFDSDKAPGVGSYYDLLWRLWLASHKKLLKRIRNLRPFSPKPNKRFKPNQKLPNKHPGIVRKLVNRTIKCKLPDFRPEKILQEFLARCLVDTSAQMGLLGDTSKLSVAFDGSSYNSGASHYGTKVCDCHSKGIYNCTCPRHFSDPEATWGWDSYRNQWFYGSTLFTVTASDSPYDLPIYMRIVQANRHDSVTTIFALRDIHSIYHNLTFKHFIADGAMDNYPTYDLLKHYNMIPFIALDSRSKLKFDYPHPDILCFDNKGKTYMPRWYPLSKLGLQ; encoded by the coding sequence ATGCTAAGAAACTGGCAATCTCATTCCGATTATCAACAACATCTTATACAACGTCTATCTGCCTATGATCAAAAAGAAAAAAGCAGGCTCCGTGAGCTCGATAAAGCTATCTCCAAGCTCTACCTACTCAACCTGGATAACCTGCTCCCAATAATAAAACCTCTTTACCCTGACTTCGGGCGCCCAGCTAAAAATCAGCAGGGCATTATTCGCTCGTTGACACTTATGCTCGACCAACAAGAACATTCTATCACAAAATGGGCCAAAAAGGTACAACATGATCAACTTTTATTCGATATCTGTGGCTTCGATTCCGATAAAGCCCCTGGCGTCGGCTCCTACTATGACCTCCTCTGGCGCCTCTGGCTTGCTTCTCATAAAAAACTCCTAAAAAGAATACGCAATCTTCGCCCTTTCTCCCCTAAACCTAATAAAAGGTTTAAACCCAATCAAAAGTTGCCCAATAAACACCCAGGTATCGTAAGAAAACTTGTAAATCGCACTATTAAATGCAAACTCCCTGACTTTAGACCCGAGAAAATCCTTCAAGAATTCCTCGCTCGCTGCCTCGTCGATACCTCCGCACAAATGGGCCTCTTGGGTGATACTTCCAAACTATCTGTCGCCTTCGATGGCTCTTCTTACAACTCTGGTGCAAGCCATTACGGCACCAAAGTCTGTGACTGCCATTCTAAAGGTATTTACAACTGTACCTGCCCAAGGCACTTCTCTGACCCTGAGGCAACCTGGGGCTGGGATAGCTACCGCAACCAGTGGTTCTACGGTAGCACTCTCTTTACTGTCACCGCCTCCGATAGCCCCTATGACCTCCCTATATACATGCGAATAGTGCAGGCCAACCGTCACGATAGTGTTACTACCATCTTTGCCCTAAGGGACATCCATTCTATCTACCACAACCTCACCTTTAAACATTTCATCGCTGACGGCGCTATGGATAACTACCCAACCTATGACCTACTCAAACACTACAACATGATACCTTTCATAGCACTGGATTCTCGCAGTAAACTTAAATTTGACTACCCTCATCCCGACATCCTTTGCTTTGATAACAAAGGGAAGACCTATATGCCCAGGTGGTATCCCTTATCAAAACTGGGGCTACAGTAA
- a CDS encoding DUF378 domain-containing protein, protein MDRLALILVIIGALNWGLVGLFQFDLVATLFGGRDTLLSRVIYTIIGVAGAYCISFLFREREKAAQR, encoded by the coding sequence ATGGATCGCTTGGCCCTTATTCTAGTGATAATAGGAGCCCTGAACTGGGGACTTGTGGGTCTATTCCAGTTTGATCTGGTGGCAACTTTATTTGGTGGACGTGACACGCTACTAAGCAGGGTCATATACACCATAATAGGCGTTGCAGGGGCGTATTGCATAAGCTTTCTCTTTCGTGAAAGAGAAAAAGCAGCACAGAGATAA
- a CDS encoding Gfo/Idh/MocA family protein — MLRVAMLSRWHVHATGYANELRSLPDVVITTVWDEDQSRGQQWACELGVEFVPDLDALFAREDVDAVCVNAPTNMHAEIMVAAARAGKHIFTEKVMAITTKEAESIAKAVKEAGVKFCISFPHRTRPANLFAKKVVEEGLLGDITLMRVRNAHDGASSNWLPQHFYDPVQCGGGAMIDLGAHPMYLCRWILGKPLRITSMFNSFTNKPVEDNAVCVIEFENGAIAVAETSFVSKSSPFSLELYGTKGSLFIGGPENKVKLISDGLMSAISGWVEPSRLPEPLPSPIQQWVNGILKGSEIHFGVEEGVQLTELMEAAYISYRERRIVEFSEIEHL; from the coding sequence ATGTTGAGGGTGGCAATGCTCAGCCGTTGGCATGTACATGCGACTGGATATGCCAATGAATTGAGGTCTTTGCCCGATGTGGTTATTACCACGGTATGGGATGAAGATCAAAGCAGGGGACAGCAGTGGGCATGCGAACTGGGGGTGGAATTTGTGCCAGACCTTGATGCCCTTTTTGCGAGGGAGGATGTAGATGCTGTGTGTGTAAATGCCCCTACTAATATGCACGCTGAGATTATGGTTGCAGCTGCTAGGGCAGGGAAACACATCTTTACCGAAAAAGTCATGGCTATTACTACCAAAGAAGCTGAAAGCATTGCAAAGGCCGTAAAGGAAGCGGGTGTTAAATTCTGTATATCATTTCCTCACAGGACAAGGCCTGCCAACCTTTTTGCAAAAAAGGTAGTTGAAGAGGGGTTGTTAGGGGACATCACGTTGATGAGAGTACGAAACGCCCATGATGGAGCCTCTAGCAATTGGTTACCGCAGCATTTCTATGACCCTGTACAATGTGGTGGAGGAGCTATGATTGACTTAGGAGCTCATCCCATGTACCTTTGCAGATGGATATTAGGCAAGCCCTTACGTATAACTTCCATGTTCAACAGCTTTACCAATAAACCCGTGGAAGATAATGCGGTATGTGTTATAGAATTTGAAAATGGAGCAATAGCTGTTGCGGAGACTAGTTTTGTGTCTAAGAGTAGTCCTTTTTCATTAGAGCTTTACGGTACCAAAGGAAGCCTTTTTATAGGAGGGCCGGAAAACAAAGTTAAATTAATATCTGATGGCTTGATGAGTGCAATATCGGGTTGGGTAGAACCGTCCAGGCTTCCTGAGCCTTTGCCTAGCCCCATACAACAATGGGTAAACGGTATATTGAAAGGTTCGGAGATCCATTTTGGAGTTGAGGAGGGGGTACAACTTACTGAACTTATGGAGGCGGCATATATTTCTTACAGGGAGAGAAGAATAGTGGAATTTTCAGAGATTGAACATTTGTGA
- the rimI gene encoding ribosomal protein S18-alanine N-acetyltransferase, with amino-acid sequence MDYVVRPIKSDDVDAVWEIEKMCFSVPWSRQSFVLEVEKNKCARYVVAEQDGNVLGYAGMWLIVDEAHVTNIAVHPLFRRKGIGQALLKALMMEAYRMGIDKMTLEVRASNIAAQSLYKKLGFVEVGVRKGYYSDNDEDAVIMWNFSISRALGLKQGE; translated from the coding sequence GTGGATTACGTCGTTCGCCCAATTAAATCTGATGACGTCGATGCGGTGTGGGAGATAGAGAAGATGTGCTTTTCTGTTCCATGGTCCAGGCAGTCCTTTGTGTTGGAGGTGGAAAAGAACAAATGTGCCCGGTATGTGGTAGCTGAGCAGGATGGTAATGTGTTAGGGTATGCAGGAATGTGGCTTATCGTTGATGAAGCTCATGTAACTAACATAGCGGTGCATCCTCTTTTTCGCAGGAAGGGAATAGGCCAGGCACTACTCAAGGCTTTGATGATGGAGGCTTACAGAATGGGCATAGATAAGATGACGCTGGAGGTCAGGGCTTCCAACATAGCTGCACAAAGTTTGTATAAAAAGCTGGGTTTTGTTGAGGTGGGTGTGAGAAAGGGATATTACAGCGATAACGACGAAGATGCTGTCATAATGTGGAATTTTAGCATAAGCCGTGCGCTGGGTTTAAAACAGGGGGAATGA
- a CDS encoding CBS domain-containing protein: MELRDIMTTQVAVVGPDNTVMDACKLMQIHNVGALPVCQQDGKVVGILTDRDIVVRNIANGGDPKTTPVRMIMTKEVVCASPGMEVEEAAELMSQHKIRRLPVVQNDRLVGMVSIGDIATRYRFVSEAGEALSEISEPSRPVNIRQ, translated from the coding sequence ATGGAGCTGCGTGATATAATGACTACACAGGTTGCCGTTGTAGGACCGGACAATACGGTAATGGATGCATGTAAGCTGATGCAGATTCATAACGTGGGTGCTCTTCCTGTTTGCCAACAAGATGGCAAGGTAGTAGGCATTTTAACCGATAGAGACATCGTGGTAAGAAACATTGCCAACGGTGGAGATCCCAAGACCACTCCTGTAAGGATGATAATGACCAAGGAGGTTGTGTGTGCAAGCCCAGGTATGGAGGTGGAAGAGGCAGCGGAATTGATGTCCCAGCACAAAATTCGCAGGTTGCCGGTTGTACAAAACGATAGGTTGGTGGGGATGGTTTCAATAGGGGATATTGCTACCAGATATCGCTTCGTTTCGGAAGCAGGTGAGGCTCTAAGCGAGATCTCTGAACCTTCTAGACCTGTTAATATAAGGCAATAG
- the tsaD gene encoding tRNA (adenosine(37)-N6)-threonylcarbamoyltransferase complex transferase subunit TsaD, giving the protein MTYFEEMRSKVEELRRKNDILILGIETSCDETSAAVVKNGRTVLSNRISSQIELHRQYGGVVPEIASRKHVETISPIIDEALEEAGIGFEQLDCIAVTFGPGLVGALLVGMSIAKALAYALRIPLIGVDHIEGHISANYIEHPNLQPPFLCLVVSGGHTHLVWVKDYGEYSLIGQTRDDAAGEAYDKVARALGLSYPGGPAIDAVAKQGDPETIYFPRAYMEEENFDFSFSGLKTAVLNYLNNLEQHGQSYSVADIAASFQQAVVDVLVDKTIKAAQKIGVTRIALAGGVAANSLLREYMKRKTEECGFEVYYPSPVLCTDNAAMIACAAYYRLMKGVFHDLYLTVEPSFSNIVNDRIQCG; this is encoded by the coding sequence ATGACCTATTTTGAAGAGATGAGGAGCAAAGTAGAAGAACTTAGACGTAAAAATGATATACTGATTCTTGGCATAGAGACTTCCTGTGATGAGACGTCGGCGGCGGTCGTAAAAAATGGGCGTACAGTGCTCAGCAACAGAATTTCATCTCAGATTGAACTCCACCGACAATACGGTGGCGTGGTACCTGAGATAGCTTCACGTAAACATGTGGAGACCATAAGCCCCATCATAGATGAGGCGCTAGAGGAGGCGGGGATAGGGTTTGAGCAGCTGGACTGCATAGCCGTTACTTTTGGGCCTGGATTGGTGGGGGCCTTGCTGGTGGGAATGTCCATCGCTAAGGCGCTGGCTTACGCCCTTCGCATCCCCCTTATAGGGGTGGACCACATCGAGGGTCATATAAGCGCAAATTATATTGAACATCCCAACCTTCAGCCGCCTTTCCTTTGTCTGGTGGTATCGGGAGGACATACCCATCTGGTATGGGTAAAAGACTATGGGGAATACAGCCTCATAGGGCAAACCCGTGATGATGCGGCTGGAGAGGCCTATGATAAGGTGGCCAGGGCTTTGGGATTGAGCTATCCTGGAGGACCGGCTATTGATGCTGTAGCAAAGCAGGGAGATCCTGAAACAATATACTTTCCAAGGGCATACATGGAAGAGGAGAATTTCGATTTCAGCTTTAGCGGGCTCAAGACGGCGGTGCTCAACTATCTCAACAACCTGGAGCAGCACGGCCAAAGTTACAGCGTGGCAGACATAGCTGCCAGCTTTCAGCAGGCCGTAGTGGATGTTTTGGTAGATAAGACAATCAAGGCGGCTCAAAAAATAGGGGTGACTAGAATAGCCCTGGCGGGTGGTGTAGCTGCCAATTCTTTATTAAGGGAATATATGAAGCGAAAGACCGAGGAATGCGGTTTTGAAGTATATTATCCTTCACCGGTGCTTTGTACCGATAATGCTGCTATGATAGCCTGTGCGGCCTATTACAGGCTTATGAAGGGAGTTTTCCATGACCTGTATCTGACTGTAGAGCCCAGCTTTTCCAACATTGTGAACGACCGTATACAGTGTGGATAA
- the tsaE gene encoding tRNA (adenosine(37)-N6)-threonylcarbamoyltransferase complex ATPase subunit type 1 TsaE, producing MVVFVTYSEEETVRLGIRMGRLLKAGDIVLLYGGLGAGKTVFTKGIALGLGSQDMVTSPTYTLMHTYKGKVPIYHFDLYRLSGPDEVLDLGYEEFFYGDGVTIVEWPERLEYLCPQEHLSVRIEMGENSQSRKVTVDAVGSRYTNVEKELESI from the coding sequence ATGGTGGTGTTTGTGACGTATTCAGAGGAGGAAACGGTGAGACTTGGTATAAGGATGGGTAGGTTGCTCAAAGCAGGGGATATTGTGCTACTGTATGGGGGTTTGGGAGCTGGCAAGACCGTTTTTACTAAGGGTATTGCTCTGGGTTTGGGCTCTCAGGATATGGTCACAAGCCCTACTTATACTTTGATGCATACGTATAAAGGGAAAGTACCAATTTATCACTTTGATTTGTACCGGTTGAGCGGACCGGACGAAGTGCTGGACCTGGGGTATGAGGAGTTTTTTTACGGTGATGGAGTAACCATAGTGGAATGGCCTGAGCGCTTGGAATACCTTTGCCCACAGGAGCACTTGAGCGTGAGGATAGAGATGGGTGAAAATAGCCAAAGCAGAAAAGTTACCGTTGATGCAGTAGGAAGCCGATATACCAATGTTGAAAAGGAGCTTGAAAGCATATGA
- a CDS encoding AEC family transporter: MGKLTNTSVVVSQITVLFLIIGIGFFARKRDIISRDMTKKLSELILQVTQPLLIITSFNFELSKEMLRNVLLIFLLSLGIHLLSMVVGQILYFRYPDHIRSVLKYVTVFSNCGFMGFPVLESIFGTIGIFYGSIYVIPFNILTLSYGAIIFTGKSDKDMLKKILVHPVIVSVAIGMVLFLLQWRLPTPLYKAASMVGSMTSPLSMLIVGSLLASTPIKEMFSGFSVYYGSIVRLVFLPVLVMTILKSFPLPHDILRTCVILTAMPAAVNTVIFAEKYGGNAELASRFVGISTALSVVTIPLLMVLL; encoded by the coding sequence ATGGGGAAACTTACTAATACCAGCGTTGTAGTATCTCAAATAACTGTATTGTTTTTGATTATAGGGATCGGTTTTTTTGCCCGAAAGAGAGATATTATATCTAGAGACATGACCAAGAAATTATCAGAATTGATATTGCAAGTTACACAGCCGCTTTTAATAATTACTTCTTTTAATTTTGAGCTTTCTAAAGAAATGCTTCGTAATGTGCTGTTGATCTTCTTACTATCATTGGGTATTCACCTGCTTTCAATGGTGGTAGGTCAAATTTTATATTTTAGATATCCCGACCATATTAGAAGTGTGCTCAAATATGTGACGGTATTTTCTAATTGTGGTTTTATGGGATTTCCAGTGCTGGAGAGCATCTTTGGCACAATTGGTATTTTTTATGGTTCTATATATGTTATACCTTTTAATATACTAACTCTTTCATATGGTGCGATAATTTTTACCGGGAAAAGCGATAAGGATATGCTGAAAAAAATATTGGTTCACCCTGTAATTGTTTCTGTGGCTATAGGCATGGTTCTATTTCTATTGCAATGGAGGCTCCCTACGCCGTTGTACAAGGCGGCTTCGATGGTAGGTTCTATGACTTCTCCTCTGTCCATGCTAATAGTGGGCTCTTTGCTTGCAAGTACGCCAATTAAAGAAATGTTTTCAGGTTTTTCTGTATATTATGGAAGTATTGTGCGGTTAGTTTTTCTCCCCGTGCTGGTTATGACGATATTAAAGTCTTTTCCGCTTCCGCATGATATATTGCGTACTTGCGTCATCTTGACAGCTATGCCTGCAGCAGTCAATACTGTGATATTTGCTGAAAAATATGGCGGGAATGCCGAGCTGGCTTCAAGGTTTGTTGGGATATCCACAGCACTGTCTGTCGTCACAATCCCCTTGCTCATGGTGTTGCTGTAA
- a CDS encoding ECF transporter S component, whose protein sequence is MTKAKFNTGLGLNFKVQDITKISLLSAIAFVLMVFAEFPLPLFPSFLKIDLSDVPALIGGFAMGPVTGVIIEFIKNLLHFLFKSETGGVGNLANFVVGIGFVVPASVVYSVNKTKKGALIGMAVGTVTMTLLASLANYYVLIPLYAKVYSMDAILNMMSQANKAIVDLKTYIVYAVIPFNVIKAVLVSIITLLIYKKVSPILHR, encoded by the coding sequence ATGACTAAGGCGAAATTTAACACAGGTTTAGGGTTAAATTTCAAAGTTCAAGACATTACCAAAATTTCATTGCTTTCAGCTATTGCCTTTGTTCTCATGGTGTTTGCCGAGTTTCCTCTTCCGCTTTTTCCATCGTTTTTAAAGATTGACTTGAGCGATGTGCCTGCCCTCATTGGAGGGTTTGCCATGGGTCCTGTGACAGGGGTTATAATCGAATTCATAAAAAATTTACTTCATTTTCTTTTTAAAAGCGAGACAGGTGGGGTTGGAAACCTGGCAAACTTCGTCGTGGGAATTGGATTTGTGGTTCCAGCATCGGTGGTATATTCGGTAAATAAGACTAAAAAGGGAGCGCTCATAGGTATGGCAGTGGGTACGGTGACCATGACTCTGCTGGCTTCCCTGGCAAATTATTATGTGTTGATACCCTTGTATGCTAAGGTGTATTCCATGGATGCTATATTAAATATGATGTCCCAGGCCAATAAAGCGATAGTTGATCTAAAAACGTATATAGTGTATGCTGTTATACCTTTTAATGTTATAAAGGCGGTGTTAGTCTCTATAATTACTCTTCTCATATACAAAAAGGTATCCCCTATTCTTCACCGGTAG
- a CDS encoding TIGR01906 family membrane protein: MVNLRKSRAVALFVSAACVILFAFIMLLTCIEISAFDIGFYSIEYEKLKRPEAIGISQKELMGVTQALLAYIKGQRPDLNIKAVINGHERYVFNEREMAHMVDVRDLFIRGYILRNILIAMLVVLVFVLYVLTRKDMTRWLFKAYLFFLAFLAVVCGILVVLISQDFTSYWNYFHYIFFDNDLWLLDPETDILIQMVPEQFFYDIVVRIVTHFILGMLITGLLLGSAFLLINRVKRGGG; this comes from the coding sequence ATGGTCAATTTAAGGAAGTCGAGAGCAGTGGCACTTTTTGTTTCAGCGGCGTGTGTAATTTTGTTTGCTTTTATAATGTTGCTTACATGTATAGAGATTTCCGCCTTTGACATTGGATTTTACAGTATCGAGTATGAAAAACTGAAGCGCCCTGAAGCTATAGGTATCTCCCAAAAAGAACTAATGGGGGTTACGCAGGCGTTGTTAGCATACATAAAGGGTCAAAGGCCTGATTTGAACATCAAGGCCGTCATCAATGGTCACGAGAGGTATGTATTCAATGAGCGCGAGATGGCTCATATGGTGGATGTTAGGGATTTGTTTATAAGAGGATACATATTGCGCAATATTTTGATTGCCATGTTGGTTGTCCTGGTATTTGTGCTGTATGTGCTTACCAGAAAGGACATGACCAGGTGGTTATTTAAAGCTTATTTGTTTTTTTTAGCCTTTTTAGCTGTAGTATGTGGTATTTTGGTGGTACTCATCAGTCAAGACTTTACCTCTTATTGGAACTATTTCCACTATATTTTCTTTGATAACGACTTATGGTTGCTGGATCCCGAGACTGATATACTTATACAGATGGTTCCGGAGCAGTTTTTTTACGATATAGTGGTCAGGATAGTTACGCATTTTATTTTGGGAATGCTAATTACGGGGTTGTTGCTGGGGAGCGCATTTTTATTGATAAACAGGGTAAAACGAGGAGGGGGATAG
- the tsaB gene encoding tRNA (adenosine(37)-N6)-threonylcarbamoyltransferase complex dimerization subunit type 1 TsaB — MRVLAVETSSAVISVAIVDEHRLLAEYILNQERNHSMKLMPIVEEVLEESLLAFNDIDVFAVAHGPGSFTGLRIGVATVKGLAQALKKPVVGVSTLDGLAFNLAYAQGLICPIMDARRAQVYTSVYRWSENGLKRLEEYLAVSVEKLIELLGKWDEPVHFCGDGIFAYRSIIEAQMGGRAIFVPPTHALQRASSIAWLALERALTGDTQTYWELQPFYLRKSQAEQRFGKR; from the coding sequence ATGAGGGTTTTGGCAGTTGAGACATCTTCGGCCGTAATTTCTGTGGCCATAGTGGATGAGCACAGGCTGCTTGCGGAGTATATATTGAACCAGGAACGGAATCACTCCATGAAATTGATGCCAATAGTGGAAGAGGTGTTAGAAGAGTCTCTATTGGCGTTTAATGATATAGACGTATTTGCGGTAGCCCATGGGCCTGGTTCGTTCACGGGGTTGCGCATTGGGGTGGCCACTGTTAAAGGGTTGGCTCAGGCGCTCAAGAAACCGGTGGTTGGGGTTTCAACCCTTGATGGGCTGGCGTTTAACCTGGCATATGCCCAAGGGCTGATCTGTCCCATAATGGATGCCAGGCGTGCACAGGTGTATACTTCGGTGTACAGATGGAGCGAAAATGGGCTTAAGCGGCTTGAAGAGTATTTAGCTGTATCTGTAGAGAAATTGATAGAGTTGCTCGGCAAGTGGGATGAGCCTGTCCACTTTTGTGGCGATGGAATATTTGCTTACAGGAGCATTATAGAAGCACAAATGGGAGGTAGGGCGATTTTTGTTCCTCCCACCCATGCTTTGCAAAGGGCTTCTTCTATAGCATGGCTGGCTCTTGAGAGAGCGTTGACAGGGGATACCCAAACTTATTGGGAGCTACAACCTTTTTACCTGCGTAAATCGCAGGCTGAACAGAGATTTGGGAAGCGCTAG
- a CDS encoding alpha/beta-type small acid-soluble spore protein — MIQQYQNRNNNTGTSRNRKLVPEAKQALDQMKFEIAGQLGINLQQGYNGNISAKDAGRIGGNMVKKMIEQQQRQMAGQQ, encoded by the coding sequence ATGATACAACAGTACCAAAACCGAAACAACAATACTGGTACCAGCAGAAACAGAAAGCTGGTTCCCGAGGCTAAACAAGCTTTGGACCAGATGAAGTTTGAGATAGCCGGTCAGTTAGGCATAAACCTCCAGCAGGGTTACAATGGCAATATTTCGGCTAAGGATGCAGGTAGAATTGGCGGTAACATGGTAAAGAAAATGATAGAACAACAACAGAGACAAATGGCTGGTCAACAATAA